In one Gallus gallus isolate bGalGal1 chromosome 20, bGalGal1.mat.broiler.GRCg7b, whole genome shotgun sequence genomic region, the following are encoded:
- the YTHDF1 gene encoding YTH domain-containing family protein 1: MSATSVDPQRPKGQDNKVQNGSLHQKDTVHDNDFEPYLSGQSNQNSSYPSMTDPYLSSYYPPSIGFPYSLSEAPWSTGGDPPIPYLTTYGQLSNGDHHFMHDAVFGQPGGLGNNIYQHRFNFFPENPAFSAWGTSGSQGQQTQSSAYGSSYSYPPSSLGGTIVDGQTGFHNDTLNKAPGMNSIEQGMVGLKIGGDVTTSAVKTVGSVVNSAGMTGALSGNGGSNVNLPVSKPTSWAAIASKPAKPQPKMKTKTGPVIGGALPPPPIKHNMDIGTWDNKGPVAKVPAPQQIPSPQSVPQPQQQIVQPVPAQPPPLTQPQYQSPQQPPQNRWIAPRNRNAAFGQSGGTGNDSNSAGSTQPNPVPSGESHPVLEKLKAAHSYNPKDFEWNLKNGRVFIIKSYSEDDIHRSIKYSIWCSTEHGNKRLDSAFRSMNSKGPVYLLFSVNGSGHFCGVAEMKSPVDYGTSAGVWSQDKWKGKFDVKWIFVKDVPNNQLRHIRLENNDNKPVTNSRDTQEVPLEKAKQVLKIIATYKHTTSIFDDFSHYEKRQEEEEVVRKERQNRNKQ; encoded by the exons ATGTCTGCCACAAGCGTTGACCCTCAG AGACCGAAAGGACAGGATAATAAAG tacAAAATGGTTCGTTACATCAAAAGGATACAGTTCACGACAACGATTTTGAACCTTACCTTTCTGGGCAGTCAAATCAG aacAGTAGCTATCCATCAATGACTGATCCTTATCTGTCAAGTTATTATCCACCATCTATTGGGTTTCCCTACTCTCTCAGTGAAGCGCCATGGTCTACAGGAGGAGATCCTCCTATCCCGTATCTCACCACCTATGGACAGCTCAGTAATGGAGATCATCATTTTATGCATGATGCTGTTTTTGGACAGCCTGGGGGTCTGGGAAATAATATCTATCAACACCGGTTTAACTTTTTCCCTGAAAATCCTGCCTTCTCAGCTTGGGGAACAAGTGGATCCCAAGGACAGCAGACTCAAAGTTCAGCATATGGGAGCAGTTACAGCTATCCACCTAGTTCACTGGGAGGTACCATCGTGGATGGACAAACAGGATTTCATAATGATACATTAAATAAAGCTCCTGGAATGAACAGTATTGAACAGGGAATGGTCGGACTTAAGATTGGTGGAGATGTTACAACTTCAGCTGTGAAAACAGTAGGTTCTGTTGTTAACAGTGCTGGGATGACAGGTGCCCTCTCTGGTAATGGTGGATCAAATGTAAACTTGCCAGTATCTAAACCAACTTCTTGGGCTGCTATAGCTAGCAAACCTGCAAAACCACAgcctaaaatgaaaacaaaaactggaCCTGTGATTGGAGGAGCATTGCCGCCTCCTCCTATAAAGCATAATATGGACATAGGTACTTGGGACAATAAGGGTCCTGTGGCGAAAGTTCCTGCTCCCCAGCAGATACCTTCTCCTCAGTCTGTTCCACAGCCACAGCAACAAATTGttcagcctgttccagctcaGCCTCCTCCATTGACTCAACCACAGTATCAGAGCCCTCAACAGCCACCCCAAAATCGCTGGATTGCTCCTCGcaacagaaatgcagcttttggCCAAAGTGGAGGAACTGGTAATGACAGCAATTCAGCTGGCAGTACCCAGCCTAACCCTGTTCCAAGTGGTGAGTCCCATCCTGTtcttgaaaaactgaaagctgCTCACAGCTATAATCCTAAAGATTTTGAATGGAACCTTAAAAATGGACGTGTGTTCATAATAAAGAGCTATTCTGAGGATGATATTCATCGTTCCATTAAGTATTCTATTTGGTGTAGTACGGAGCATGGCAACAAACGCCTGGACAGTGCTTTTCGGTCCATGAATAGCAAGGGTCCGGTCTACTTGCTATTCAGTGTCAATGGCAGTGGACACTTCTGTGGAGTTGCAGAGATGAAATCACCTGTGGACTATGGCACCAGTGCAGGTGTCTGGTCTCAGGACAAGTGGAAGGGGAAATTTGATGTCAAGTGGATCTTTGTGAAGGATGTGCCCAACAACCAGCTCCGACACATCAGGCTGGAGAACAATGACAACAAACCTGTTACAAACTCCCGTGACACACAGGAGGTGCCcttagaaaaagcaaaacaagtgcTTAAAATTATTGCTACTTACAAGCACACGACCTCCATCTTTGATGACTTTTCTCATTATGAAAAGCGccaagaagaggaggaggtggtgcGGAAG GAACGTCAGAATCGAAACAAACAATAA
- the YTHDF1 gene encoding YTH domain-containing family protein 1 isoform X1, producing MSSAVQNGSLHQKDTVHDNDFEPYLSGQSNQNSSYPSMTDPYLSSYYPPSIGFPYSLSEAPWSTGGDPPIPYLTTYGQLSNGDHHFMHDAVFGQPGGLGNNIYQHRFNFFPENPAFSAWGTSGSQGQQTQSSAYGSSYSYPPSSLGGTIVDGQTGFHNDTLNKAPGMNSIEQGMVGLKIGGDVTTSAVKTVGSVVNSAGMTGALSGNGGSNVNLPVSKPTSWAAIASKPAKPQPKMKTKTGPVIGGALPPPPIKHNMDIGTWDNKGPVAKVPAPQQIPSPQSVPQPQQQIVQPVPAQPPPLTQPQYQSPQQPPQNRWIAPRNRNAAFGQSGGTGNDSNSAGSTQPNPVPSGESHPVLEKLKAAHSYNPKDFEWNLKNGRVFIIKSYSEDDIHRSIKYSIWCSTEHGNKRLDSAFRSMNSKGPVYLLFSVNGSGHFCGVAEMKSPVDYGTSAGVWSQDKWKGKFDVKWIFVKDVPNNQLRHIRLENNDNKPVTNSRDTQEVPLEKAKQVLKIIATYKHTTSIFDDFSHYEKRQEEEEVVRKERQNRNKQ from the exons ATGAGCTCTGCAG tacAAAATGGTTCGTTACATCAAAAGGATACAGTTCACGACAACGATTTTGAACCTTACCTTTCTGGGCAGTCAAATCAG aacAGTAGCTATCCATCAATGACTGATCCTTATCTGTCAAGTTATTATCCACCATCTATTGGGTTTCCCTACTCTCTCAGTGAAGCGCCATGGTCTACAGGAGGAGATCCTCCTATCCCGTATCTCACCACCTATGGACAGCTCAGTAATGGAGATCATCATTTTATGCATGATGCTGTTTTTGGACAGCCTGGGGGTCTGGGAAATAATATCTATCAACACCGGTTTAACTTTTTCCCTGAAAATCCTGCCTTCTCAGCTTGGGGAACAAGTGGATCCCAAGGACAGCAGACTCAAAGTTCAGCATATGGGAGCAGTTACAGCTATCCACCTAGTTCACTGGGAGGTACCATCGTGGATGGACAAACAGGATTTCATAATGATACATTAAATAAAGCTCCTGGAATGAACAGTATTGAACAGGGAATGGTCGGACTTAAGATTGGTGGAGATGTTACAACTTCAGCTGTGAAAACAGTAGGTTCTGTTGTTAACAGTGCTGGGATGACAGGTGCCCTCTCTGGTAATGGTGGATCAAATGTAAACTTGCCAGTATCTAAACCAACTTCTTGGGCTGCTATAGCTAGCAAACCTGCAAAACCACAgcctaaaatgaaaacaaaaactggaCCTGTGATTGGAGGAGCATTGCCGCCTCCTCCTATAAAGCATAATATGGACATAGGTACTTGGGACAATAAGGGTCCTGTGGCGAAAGTTCCTGCTCCCCAGCAGATACCTTCTCCTCAGTCTGTTCCACAGCCACAGCAACAAATTGttcagcctgttccagctcaGCCTCCTCCATTGACTCAACCACAGTATCAGAGCCCTCAACAGCCACCCCAAAATCGCTGGATTGCTCCTCGcaacagaaatgcagcttttggCCAAAGTGGAGGAACTGGTAATGACAGCAATTCAGCTGGCAGTACCCAGCCTAACCCTGTTCCAAGTGGTGAGTCCCATCCTGTtcttgaaaaactgaaagctgCTCACAGCTATAATCCTAAAGATTTTGAATGGAACCTTAAAAATGGACGTGTGTTCATAATAAAGAGCTATTCTGAGGATGATATTCATCGTTCCATTAAGTATTCTATTTGGTGTAGTACGGAGCATGGCAACAAACGCCTGGACAGTGCTTTTCGGTCCATGAATAGCAAGGGTCCGGTCTACTTGCTATTCAGTGTCAATGGCAGTGGACACTTCTGTGGAGTTGCAGAGATGAAATCACCTGTGGACTATGGCACCAGTGCAGGTGTCTGGTCTCAGGACAAGTGGAAGGGGAAATTTGATGTCAAGTGGATCTTTGTGAAGGATGTGCCCAACAACCAGCTCCGACACATCAGGCTGGAGAACAATGACAACAAACCTGTTACAAACTCCCGTGACACACAGGAGGTGCCcttagaaaaagcaaaacaagtgcTTAAAATTATTGCTACTTACAAGCACACGACCTCCATCTTTGATGACTTTTCTCATTATGAAAAGCGccaagaagaggaggaggtggtgcGGAAG GAACGTCAGAATCGAAACAAACAATAA
- the YTHDF1 gene encoding YTH domain-containing family protein 1 isoform X2, giving the protein MTDPYLSSYYPPSIGFPYSLSEAPWSTGGDPPIPYLTTYGQLSNGDHHFMHDAVFGQPGGLGNNIYQHRFNFFPENPAFSAWGTSGSQGQQTQSSAYGSSYSYPPSSLGGTIVDGQTGFHNDTLNKAPGMNSIEQGMVGLKIGGDVTTSAVKTVGSVVNSAGMTGALSGNGGSNVNLPVSKPTSWAAIASKPAKPQPKMKTKTGPVIGGALPPPPIKHNMDIGTWDNKGPVAKVPAPQQIPSPQSVPQPQQQIVQPVPAQPPPLTQPQYQSPQQPPQNRWIAPRNRNAAFGQSGGTGNDSNSAGSTQPNPVPSGESHPVLEKLKAAHSYNPKDFEWNLKNGRVFIIKSYSEDDIHRSIKYSIWCSTEHGNKRLDSAFRSMNSKGPVYLLFSVNGSGHFCGVAEMKSPVDYGTSAGVWSQDKWKGKFDVKWIFVKDVPNNQLRHIRLENNDNKPVTNSRDTQEVPLEKAKQVLKIIATYKHTTSIFDDFSHYEKRQEEEEVVRKERQNRNKQ; this is encoded by the exons ATGACTGATCCTTATCTGTCAAGTTATTATCCACCATCTATTGGGTTTCCCTACTCTCTCAGTGAAGCGCCATGGTCTACAGGAGGAGATCCTCCTATCCCGTATCTCACCACCTATGGACAGCTCAGTAATGGAGATCATCATTTTATGCATGATGCTGTTTTTGGACAGCCTGGGGGTCTGGGAAATAATATCTATCAACACCGGTTTAACTTTTTCCCTGAAAATCCTGCCTTCTCAGCTTGGGGAACAAGTGGATCCCAAGGACAGCAGACTCAAAGTTCAGCATATGGGAGCAGTTACAGCTATCCACCTAGTTCACTGGGAGGTACCATCGTGGATGGACAAACAGGATTTCATAATGATACATTAAATAAAGCTCCTGGAATGAACAGTATTGAACAGGGAATGGTCGGACTTAAGATTGGTGGAGATGTTACAACTTCAGCTGTGAAAACAGTAGGTTCTGTTGTTAACAGTGCTGGGATGACAGGTGCCCTCTCTGGTAATGGTGGATCAAATGTAAACTTGCCAGTATCTAAACCAACTTCTTGGGCTGCTATAGCTAGCAAACCTGCAAAACCACAgcctaaaatgaaaacaaaaactggaCCTGTGATTGGAGGAGCATTGCCGCCTCCTCCTATAAAGCATAATATGGACATAGGTACTTGGGACAATAAGGGTCCTGTGGCGAAAGTTCCTGCTCCCCAGCAGATACCTTCTCCTCAGTCTGTTCCACAGCCACAGCAACAAATTGttcagcctgttccagctcaGCCTCCTCCATTGACTCAACCACAGTATCAGAGCCCTCAACAGCCACCCCAAAATCGCTGGATTGCTCCTCGcaacagaaatgcagcttttggCCAAAGTGGAGGAACTGGTAATGACAGCAATTCAGCTGGCAGTACCCAGCCTAACCCTGTTCCAAGTGGTGAGTCCCATCCTGTtcttgaaaaactgaaagctgCTCACAGCTATAATCCTAAAGATTTTGAATGGAACCTTAAAAATGGACGTGTGTTCATAATAAAGAGCTATTCTGAGGATGATATTCATCGTTCCATTAAGTATTCTATTTGGTGTAGTACGGAGCATGGCAACAAACGCCTGGACAGTGCTTTTCGGTCCATGAATAGCAAGGGTCCGGTCTACTTGCTATTCAGTGTCAATGGCAGTGGACACTTCTGTGGAGTTGCAGAGATGAAATCACCTGTGGACTATGGCACCAGTGCAGGTGTCTGGTCTCAGGACAAGTGGAAGGGGAAATTTGATGTCAAGTGGATCTTTGTGAAGGATGTGCCCAACAACCAGCTCCGACACATCAGGCTGGAGAACAATGACAACAAACCTGTTACAAACTCCCGTGACACACAGGAGGTGCCcttagaaaaagcaaaacaagtgcTTAAAATTATTGCTACTTACAAGCACACGACCTCCATCTTTGATGACTTTTCTCATTATGAAAAGCGccaagaagaggaggaggtggtgcGGAAG GAACGTCAGAATCGAAACAAACAATAA